Within Hydra vulgaris chromosome 02, alternate assembly HydraT2T_AEP, the genomic segment ttttcatgttgatattttttatagttcaatagatattttttatagttaaagtttttttagttttttccttgtgaaatttttgttaaaagtattcaatcaaagttttttaattatatatgctATAAATTTGTTTAGTGGACAAATGATGAAGAGTTGTCAAATGCTATTCGAGAGTGTGGTGTCAATGAtctattaaatattaagttttttgaaaatcgcATTAATGGCCAGTCAAAAGGGTTTGTTTATTTCTCCTTATGATTAAACTGGAAATGcttgaaataaatttactagAGAATGACAAATTAATGTGGGCTTCAGTAACTTTTGTACAAAGTTTATAGGTAGAAGACTACAAAAGcttaacaaaattaatacttaaaatcaaccacattttcattaaacttcatcatcaaaagttttatcaatctttatttttgcaatataacaaaaatatgcgTATAGTTTAAACCTTCACTGTagctatgtttatattattttataacatttactTGTTTCTCTTTAATTATTGCTATTAAAAAGGggtaactataaaaaatattttttagttatagtctgcttaaattctttatataaagtaaaagtttaaacattttaattaatcaatcatatattctgaaaaatattttcatggatatttacaaatagtaattttacTAATCTTAAATAAACACCAAAAATAcagatctttatatatataattaataataattataaaatagtaatgataataataaaaatagtttttctaaaaattaacatatcaactacaataataaaacaacaaaaacaataacattaataatagtaataataacattaataatgataataaaaataataaatgacttgtttttataaacacaatAGCTAACTATACAAAGTTGGCaacattaaactaaataaaaaatacttaccAAAGCAAACAACAcactaaaacataaaacaatatGAACTGTTCACTACAATGCCCAATGAACAATACACAAgagtacaaaaataaaaacaaaaggatTGATAACTGTGATTAAGAGAATTTTGTAGATCAAGCACTCAACTGTATAAACCATGTATATGTAACTATAAATCAAAGTAATCATaaagtgcaaaaaaattattagctcTTTTGAACTTTACTTcaagcattttatataaatttttcaaagtttttttttcttaatgtataAGTTTGTTTTTCACAAACTGAATCTCCCATGTTGTTACTTTAGATAGTGTTCGGCTATGCAGcccagaaaaaaagaaaacttcaaGACACAAATTATATTATGACAACTTGTAAAATGAAGCTAGttgtaaaatatgttgtttGCATTCAGTTtgcttgaaataaaattttgtaaatatttatcaaactgaatgttgacatttttaaagaattgaatagaagtaatgaaataaaattaccataaaaagtttggtattgatataaaatatgttttgactGTGTGAAACTTCATTTCAATTCTTTATAGAGTTAATATGAAATCATCATAGAGGAAACATGTAGATGTTACAATAGTCATTTTATGTTAGGAAAATGaccaaaatctaaaatttatacaTTGTTACATTCTAATGCAGACAtgtacaatgtttttttaatgatgtttacCATTTTAACTCTCATGCTTGCGATTAAATTGTAACCAATAAAAGTTGTAGTAAAAAATAGCAATGTAAGAACATTTTACTGTAAATTAACTGACATCTGAGATTCAATAAGCATCATTTTATATATTCCAACATTATATGATTGTAAATATggaatgttttcatttttgtaaccataattttttgtaaaactttttgttcaaattgttAATCACTTTCAACAAGGTCGAAAAgcagttttttgaaaaaggtaATTTCCAATTGAGCTTCTGTTTGTCAGGTTTATATTTAAGCAGtgaatattttacaattttttttttttaatttagttttattctGTTTCACTTGtgaagttataaaatttaattttaaagcattctagataaaattaagatttttgattttagattttgtttaatTGAAGTTGGCTCAGAAACATCACAAAGGCTTTGCATGGAAAGACTTCCTAAtcagtaataagtttttttttatcacaaattttaaataattatcattataCAACTGtgtcaagaatatttttttagtttagtttgaattaattttcaaaagttgtaaTAGCATTTcttgaattttaacattatttagttgtaatatttattttatcggtttgaatatttgttttttagttctAACATTTCAAATCTAGATATATAgattgattaaaatattttttctttaattctagGAATATTCATAACCAGAAGCCTCTTGTTACTTTTGTAAACAAACAGTCACTGACAATGTttgaaaatcaatgtaaaaaaggtaatattactataatatttttctaaaagattttatgaaaaacatgAAAGTATATTTCAGAAGAAAATTAAGAATACTTTTGAAAAGATTCTGAAGGAAActttaaatcttataaaataaatttattttatggatctataagaaatgtttttattttaaaataaccttATGTTTACTGTTTTAGCAGTAAGCAGAGGTCATGTTCCCCtactgtatttataaataatttttttttcttagataaCAGGCCATTTTTTTAGACTGGAAAGCTTTTTGACTATTTTTCAGTTAATCTTTGCCCTCCCCCACCTTTTTGGTCTTatagtattttgttttgacaacttggTCACAGGTTTTTGCATGTTTtgatagtttttatatttaaaaaatgcactaaaaaaaccaaacaatactgaaaagaaaattaaaaataacaaaaccacaaaggagaaaaaaactgaaaagagaaacaaaattttaacaaatgataaagtaaaaagacaaaccagaaaaaattaaagcataaaaatgatatttttttatttacatttaaaagcgtacacacatacacacatacatatacttatttatatatatatatatatatatatatatatatatatatatatatatatatatatatatatatatatatatatatgtgtatatatatatatgtatatatatatatgtatatatatatatatatatagtatatatatgtgtgtatgtatatatatatgtatatatatatatatatatatatatatatatatatatatatatatatatatatatatatatatatatactaggaaaaaaatttgagcGGCGTTACCCCCGGTCCCAGCAAAATATAGTGGAAAATTGGCcttttttttgcgaaaaaaaacaatctttgttgtaaaaaacattaaaaaaaaaaaaaattcctaacaatttttaacaatcattttttttaaatcctaattCACTCCAAAGAAGGctgtaagcaaccactattaagcaaggaaacagttgacagacTCGAAAAGTTGTAGGTTTGATGAGTCAGAAAagcatgaagatgggagagagttccaaagagtTAAGGTGTgcggaaaaaaactagataaacaaaagtttttagagcacaaagggacagatacagtaaaaggatgtaACTTTGTATAATGATGAGTCAAGCAAGAATTTGTTTTGGTTGATGGGACTGATATAATTTGGATGATGAAAAATGATAGCTTCTTTAAGCAgtgatataataataatatttaattatatttgtataatatttgtagaaaagagaatgATATGCAATGGTTGAGAATGAATGAGATGCAAGTTAATGATGATGGGAGAAAGACTCACAGATAAAGATAAGCTTAGGagataaagcaggtccaactatgtttacaatgcgatTTTACACCTGTCTataagagaaagagcatcattaggagaatcagcccaaatatgacaacattaTTCTATACAGGgactaataaaattttggaaGTAAAGTAATAGCATGATAAagagcaaccttagcagatgctaactttacaatttattgtatatatgattaatattgtatatatgattgagtatatggtttccatgaggGGTCAGTGAATGATAAGAAGGATAAATCTAAGAAGACCTAAAGAAAAGAACCCAGTGAGAgagttgccattcattaatatagaatgtcaacagtattgcGATGTTTGTTATTTGCATTAGATAACTGAGTTGAGTTGGAGTTAAAAATCTCAAGACACTgcaagccccaatctgttacaaaAGTGAGATCatattcaagatcagctgcctgTTCTAAATGATcgaaagagaagactttttgtaaAGCCAGGATTATAAAGTTGAGCCAATAGATTTACTGTTGttaggaagatcattaatgtagataagaaacaaaacaggaccaaggaaAGCACCCCAGAAGTTATTGGAAATGAAGAGTGCTGGTCTTTAAGGATGACTTCAATAAAgcagttagaaaaaaatgatttgataatctcaaaaacttttccCAGATAAActatatgaagcaagcttataaAGAAGATCAGCATCCCAAGCTTTGTTGagagctttagatatgtcaagagcaatagcccttgTCTCGCTGCGTGCATCTAATGCAGAGTagaatctttcagtcacagcagttagcatGTCAGCCGTAGAATGGGAAGATTAAAAACCGTATTGACTCTgtgacagtaagttatttgacttaGGATGGGATGTTAGACATTTGTTAATCAAAGACTTAAGGACTTTGCtaataatagagaaaaaattGATCAGATGATAATTGGAATGGTCAAAATGTtctttagagtttttaaaaattggaaccacagatgccattttccagcaaaagaggctacttgtggttataacttctctcaactctataactctgaaacacgaaccttgacgaacaaggctgctgcgcggagaaacaagttgagcgcggtactaccaggaacGTGGTGGGaatcaaactcggaacctctcgcttatgaagcgagcgctctaacactacaccactaccgcatttgaGCTTAAGTAAAGGAAAGAAAATgctctagattgtttatattagataaACAACACAAATAAGTAAGgctaaagcctgatgatgatgatcatgatcgtgatgatgatcatgatcgtgatgatgatcatgatcgtgatgatgatcatgatcgtgatgatgatcatgatcgtgatgatgatcatgatcgtgatgatgatcatgattgTGATAATGATCATGATcgtgatgatgatcatgatcgtgatgatgatcatgatcgtgatgatgatcatgatcgtgatgatgatcatgatcatgaaaGTTATTCTTTTGACTCTGACAAGGTCAAATCCTTTATGCTGTTGGCTTATTTGTgaagttgtttgttttaatcCAATTGAGCCAAGGATCAGCTAAGGCTGTTCTTTTCCAAGTAGGAAGACCTCCAGTAGCAGTCAAAGATTTTTTACCACCACGTGGGCCATTTGAAGTGTCAGCAATGATGGCAGCTAGTTGGTCgtgaaatagtttattaaaatccTTTTACTGTTCAAGATACAAAGGAAAATCTTCTGACAGTTATCGGCCAAATTCCCCGTGCAAAATGTGAAATTATTGCTTCTGATGTGatcaaaataaagtttgcaGCATCTGGTGATGGTGGCTCAATTTCTATTTTAGCGACAAGAGAAAGGGATTTAACAGTCATGAAAAGTgtcaattctaaaaaattaggaGGTCTCTTTTTGAAACAAACTCACAAAGCAGATACTTTTTTTAGAACTTGGAGTGGTTGCAAATCAATCGAACTAGGTTTGGTTGGAAAATTAAGTCACAGTTTGTTCAGATGTTGGACATGCTTTGTCTCAACAAAGCATGTCCAACATCTGtcctttggaatttgcttccttcatcatgtttttctgattcatataatttgtaatcttttatGTCTTCTGTTAATCgatatcttgctctataaatttcatcttttctcaTTTTTGAATTAGTTAAACATATATTTGACCATTGAGACTTTCCATCAGATAAGTATATGATCAAAGTAGGCATTGATGGAGGTGGTGGGTTTCTCAAGGTTTGTATGAATATATTGGAGATCCAAAAAGAACAAACAAAGCATTAGTTTTCAAAAGGTGCATCAGTTGATTTGTCTTAAAAGTGTTGTTTTCACTGTAGCTGTGAAACTTGCAAATCTTTTTCTTGGATTAGGATTTTCTAGGCTCATCTGCATCCACATATCCCTTGGTGTGAAacttcaaagaaatattttggaAACCAAGAAATAGCTGGGCAATTAAAGACACTAGGGATGGTTAGATGCCAATAGTTATCAGAAAAATCTCAGTGttcattcaaaaaatcaaagctCTCAGCAACTTTAATGCATTaagcattatttaaaacaaggcctgatatatatatatatacacacacacacatatatatatatatatatatatatatatatatatatatatatatatatatatatatatatatatatatatatatatatatatataggtatatatatatatatatatatatatacatatatatatatatatatatatatatatatatatatacatatatatatatatatatatatatatatatatatatatatacatatatatatatatatatatatatatatatatacatatatatatatatatatatacatatatatatatatatatatatatatatatatatatatatatatatatatatatatatatatatatatatatatatatatatatatatatatatatatatatatatatatatatatataggtatatatatatatatacatatatacatatatatatatatatatatatatatatatatatatatatatatatatatatatatatatatatacctatatatatatatatatatatatatatatatatatatatatatatatatatatatatatataggtatatatatatatatatatatataggtatatatatatatatatatatatatatatatatatatatatatttcttgttaAATTTGGTGCAAATATATAGAAAGTAGGTTTTGAAGCATACTGGGCATTTTCTGACCACTCTAGACCTTCCCTTAATgcttatttttgtgaaaaaaatgtcaattttttgtcaaaagttgCTGATTTCAGTGATGTTGAAGGAGGGTCTGATATAAATCAAGTTagctgaattaaaaaaaaagggccgaaactacatatattttgcatttaaaatcatatgttctttgttttggttttattactgagcattttttattcaaactatCCATAAATTCACAAAATTAGTGAGTTTGTTGTGATACTAAGAAAGCATTTGGAgtatacaaatacattttttctaatataacaGGACCATTGAAATGGCCTTCAAAGTAAAGGGGAGGGggcatttttcaattttatatataaaaaaaagatcctaaaaaagaaaagaagggGGAGGGGCACGCCCTTtaacctcttgcttatgaagcaagcgctctaccactacaccgcTTCTGCATATTtaccttacaaaaaaaaaaaaaaaaagttttctaatcaCTTTTGAATTTCTTgaaataattaatgttatttaaaccTATTTCCATATTCCTTTTTGTCATCTTACTGgagtttttttcagttttattcaTGGTATAACGAACTTTGTCTATGGTTACCAGTctcatttgtttttcttcttcaCTAATGTAGTTATGGATAAACTCCTGCATCATACCTACATTTCTTTCTGCATGATTGTTTACTATAATCAAAGTTTTTGCATAGGCTAAAAACAGGTTGTAATACGATTGAGTGTGCCAGAAAGATGGTGGAAGTGACAATCAATTGCATATTCTCTCTGCTGTAAATCCATTTGCTGCAAAAATAAAGTAGGAAAACTCGTTAACTAACACCGACAAATTTGGAGGATTACTAGCCGTTGTGCTATCTAGGTTGATTATCTCTTTGATAtccacttatatatatatatatatatatatatattgcatatatatatatatatatatatatatatatatatatatatatatatatatatatatatatatatatatatatatatatatatataggttattatatatataggtcATTATATATAGGTTGATTATCTCTTTGATATCCACTTTCAGcctctttttctattttgtaatCAGATATCTTTAAAGATGGCATTTTgtaagataaaattaatttggcGATTAGTGTTTTATCTTTATCAGGAACTTTATAATCTAGAAGCAAAgagttataaaagtttagtcTAAGtaccaaaaatgttttaatattgatttaatatAGTGAATGACTTTGTCTACAGCTTCTTTTACTTGGCAAACATCTATATACAGAGTCATTTGATGTAGAGCTGTAATATCAATGTATGGGTCTTTAATAGGATTGTGGCTTTGCGAGTGCCACTGAGCATAAAGCAACAAATAAACTCCACAATTTGCTCTGCTTGAGCTTTTACGTCTTCCTCTTTTATCAAAAAGTCTAGTTGTTTAGATAGCAGATGTaactttgtataataaataGCTGAACTAAGAAATCTTACATGATGAACTGCAcctggtttttttattttaataattcctgatttcaataaataaataattacaagcTCTGCTAGTTCTTTTCTGTCTTCCCtagtaatatttttctttttaatgtattttttgaaatattcgaGTGCATCTGTTGCTGCTTTTTTGACTACAGTACCAGCCTGTAGTGACCAATCAAACCTTAATATGTTTTCAGGATTGTAATGAAACTCTGGATTGTCAAACTTAtttcttaatcttttaaaaaaaagattttctggtCCTACCTTTTCTTCATCAGTAACATGTTTCTTAAAATGACTTATTCTAAGATCTGTAACATGGTGCTTGCAAGCAAGCTGGAGAATGTATTTACCTAAATCATAGGTAGTTCTATTAACAGTCCCTTTCGTAATGCCAGTATTTGTTGCTGTTGTGTCAAAGCACAATCCACCGACATATGATTTAATACTATATTCATCTAGCAACTGCATTGTTCCTTTATATTGATCGTCTCCTGAAGAGGATGGTAAAGAAGGCACTCCCAACAAGTGTGATTCGCCATTAATATTTTCTAGTACAGCTAGTCGCTCGCATTTTAGTTtctttcctttatttttttcaaatatagtttttccatcaaaatgaattatatataggaatgttgataaacgtacttttgttttaatatcttcttttgtaatatttgaaatttttttattttctcttttcatTTTTCTAGCTGCAGTTGAGAGACTTGATTTTATGGCATTCATGTCTACTCCTGCAATTTAAACAACCACGGTTGTAATTCTCTGCAGAACCATAGTAGAGATGTTATTAACAGTTGCCATTAAAGCAACAGTTCCGGAATAAATATCTCTAGGAATGTTGACCCAAATTCTTGTActgctttgtttattttttcttttaattcattcGCCTGACTAGAAGTCAGAATCAGAAAAGTCTAAAATCTAAACTTAGTTCATTATTTCTGCTAACGAAGTTAGCAGTAATAATGAACAAAGTTCAGATAACTTTTCTGATTGAGTTGGAAGTTGCGTTCCTAAACCATGtaggtttttattaaaatagtataatactatatataccaatactatataaatagtataaatgaGCGCGCATAATTTATCTTACAGAGTATAATAGTGTGATGGATTGCTGTCGATATTGTGATGAAAATGTGTTTTAGTGACCATGACTTCTTTTCAggtaaatacaaaatatcataaaaccgAATCGATAActgtacattatttttatttctatgcaACACATACCTGAAATAGCAGGCGTCGCTTTATCGATaatatgaaaaatctttttaaaagatctCTAACTGTTATTGCGCAAAATCTTGTGTTTTTGATAACTCATATCAATACTTGTTCagttagttaaatttttattttgaattttaaaattcaaaatcaaaaatgtgaatttcaaattttaaatcaatgtaGTGGCTtcatattaattgttttttatttaaaaataaattcatatgaATCTTTAGTAAAAGAACATGAAGTGTAAtggtttgctatttattttattttgggaAATGGCAGGCGGAGGGGGATGGAAGAATGTCAAGGAAACATACCTTCAAATACGTAACTAATTAAAGTAGCAAGCaatatacactttttttaaccaaaaaacatttttattatattagaaaaaatgtatttgtatacTCCAAATGCTTTCTTAATATTCTTAACAAGTCATAAATTTTGCGAATTTATGGATAGTTTGAATAATAGATGCTcggtaataaaacaaaaacaaatatacgtATGATTTTAAATGCAAAGTATATGTAGTGTaggccctttttttttaattcagcaaAATTGGTTTATATTAGATCCTCCCTCAACGTCACAGAAATCCgcaatttttgacaaaaaaattgacatttttttttacaaaaatgagcCTTGAGGAAGGGTCTAGAATGGTCAGAAAGTGACCGGTatgttttaaaatctattttctaTACATTTGCACCAAATTTAACGAGatacgtgtgtgtgtgtgtgtgtgtgtgtgtgtgtgtgtgtgtgtgtgtgtgtgtgtgtgtgtgtgtgtgtgtgtgtgtgtgtgtgtgtgtggcgCTCAAAGCAAATTGAAGTTAAATTATTTAGGCGcgataagatattaaaaaaatgtcttaacgCGCCTTTTAAATTggttctataaattaaaatagcactAACTGAAAAagttagctttaaaaaaatattttcagggTGCTAACATCATGGCCCTCGAAGATATGataggtccctaatattatgaagaaaaaatttgaacgaAATATTTTAACCTGATTCTTAAAAGTAGcgaaattatgtaaaattttcaaaaataatagttattttatatacatattttagattttgctgcataaaaactacagttttattttttttttttactacataaaactgtagaaaattattttttttttaagttttttttaataaaattttttgtttaggttttatgaatttaaagtttttatataattatgctATTTTTGAGACTCATGTTGGGAGTTTTACTTTTCTATGTTGAGCAGTGCTAAGTAGTAACTAAGTAGTAATTAtctcaaatgaaaataaaagttatttaaaattaggtAGGAGATTGTTCCCTTGTATGTTAAGtttaatataatgttttgtatACTTGATGTTTCAGATAAACCTGTCGGTTTTAATGAAGATCAGAGAAAAATATTTCGAGATGACCAAAGAAAAGTTAGGCCAAATTTTATGCCGGGTCCACAAATAATTCACGGTTTACCACCTCCTGGTGCTAATGTTGTTGCTGCTCCAATGCTTGATCACACTATTATGCAACAACAACTTCAACTTCCTGCAGGTTTTCCTCCTGGAAGTATAATTGTTGACGCAGCTGGCAATATTATTCATGGTGGCATGCCAGGCCTAAGTATTCCCGGTATGATGCATGGTTTGCCAGTTAATTCGGTTACCGGACATATGGCTCCACATAGATCTGGAGTTGCACCGCATTTAAATCCAGCATTCGTGTCTCATGAGAGCCAACCTATTGATCCAATGACTGGACTTCCGCTTCAAACAGCTGGCTTAAATGAACAAGATATGGAATCAATGAGAAGAAACCAAGCTGTAGCTAGCACTGCGATACAAAGAGCAATGACTGATGCGAATGCAGGTGAGTTTGAAAGTGGTATTGAAACGTTAGTTACagctatttctttaataaaacaatcTACAACGGCTTCTACAGACCCTGCTCAAGTTCTAATTCAGTCGCTTCAAGATTGTCTTCAGGGTTTAGAAGGTCAACTTGTGCAGAAAGGTTCCGGCGGAAGTCATCGTAGCAACAGGTACGAAGATTACGAGTACGATAGAGATAGAAATAGACGTAGACGAGAGCGGTCTCGAAGTCATGGCCGTCAATCCTTTTCTCCGCGTCGATCTAGATCAAGAGAGAGAAGGAGGAGATAAAACAACTTACTGTTGAGTTAAAATTTCACAGAAATGGTCGTGTTTTCTCGACTGAATTTAACAAAGGAACATTTGACATAATAATTGTGCTATTTCAAAAGTTGTttcgaaagtttttttatgcaaaCGTTCGAAActaaaatgcatttttggaactgctttaagttaaaaaattaaacatttttgaatattttaacaaaacattttacaattaaaaaatgttgttttttcgttttatttttgtattttatttttcaagtaaatagCTGAAAtgttaatcaaaatttattttttttcaagtagcTGTGGCACAGTGGTTAAAGTTCTGGCTTAGTACCGAGAGATTCGTGGTTAGTGCTTCTATTTCTTTGCCAATATCGCTCATTGGTAAAGAATTAGACGTGAATCcatcgcggtgctctgtgataagaccgttaggtctttgTGGAGCACCttaaaagctatatatatatgtatgtatatatgtaagtatgtatatatgtaagtaactatgtgcatatatatatatatatatatatatatatatatatatatatatatatatatatatatatatatatatatatatatatatatatatatatatatatatatatatatatatatatatatgggcaattccgcGAAAGTGGCGATCGGAACATTTGACTCTTgaagctattaaaaatgaacCGAAAATGGAAATGACTTGAAACTGCTTAGAAATGTGAAATACTATCATATAATTTAGCATGTAAAAGTTACAGCATTAAAGtcttcaactttttcaaaaactaactCTAAGTAGCGTAACGATCGTAACGCTTACTTTTTACCACTtctgaaaaaaacaactttgtcTCACTTAATGCAGTGAACGgcatggttaaaaaaaaaaaataatttggtgTGTATTTAGCgcatattgatgttattatatgctaagtttcataatttttactTGAAGTTTTACAAGCGTTTTTATGTTATCTGCcgttatgttatgttatgttttatgttatCTGTCGTGTGACGGTCGTAACGAAAAATCTAatgcttaaaaacaacaaataaaacaacGCAAGCAATCatgtaagaaaaaaagtattaatgattaataacaaccatgtatattatttatgttaaaaaattatgttaaaactaTGCactattatgttaaaaaaatgcactaTAACATTACAAAGTTCTCAATTAAGGATTTTCGATACTATTTTTAACGCTACGCAAGAGGACTGTAAATAAGCTTCAACACACGTTTATACAACCGTTTATACAACACGtttattacaactttaaaaccatGCTACGGTATGataagatgattttttaaacaacttttattaagGATGTTACGGAGGTGACTTTGCCGGAGTCGAAACCga encodes:
- the LOC105843448 gene encoding cleavage and polyadenylation specificity factor subunit 6 isoform X2, translated to MEGPEAAYVQSDLYADVMAEPVQQTNTQDLENGVLHRGPLVSEYRSYTTIHPKSMEQQEKESKIAANVDQIPKGLSLYIGNLTWWTNDEELSNAIRECGVNDLLNIKFFENRINGQSKGFCLIEVGSETSQRLCMERLPNQNIHNQKPLVTFVNKQSLTMFENQCKKDKPVGFNEDQRKIFRDDQRKVRPNFMPGPQIIHGLPPPGANVVAAPMLDHTIMQQQLQLPAGFPPGSIIVDAAGNIIHGGMPGLSIPGMMHGLPVNSVTGHMAPHRSGVAPHLNPAFVSHESQPIDPMTGLPLQTAGLNEQDMESMRRNQAVASTAIQRAMTDANAGEFESGIETLVTAISLIKQSTTASTDPAQVLIQSLQDCLQGLEGQLVQKGSGGSHRSNRYEDYEYDRDRNRRRRERSRSHGRQSFSPRRSRSRERRRR